In Methanofervidicoccus sp. A16, the sequence GTTTTTATATATTATTATTTATCATTTTTAAATCATTACATCGATGTTAAAATTAGGATTTTTATTACTTCAGTGAAGAAGAGGTTTATTATAAACTATTCCTTATTTAAAATTCTGATATCTTGCTGTTTTAAGTGCCTATACTTAGAATTATAACTTTTATATTTTAAAATTTATATATAAAAATATTTATTAAATATCACGGTGAAATTATGAAGATCTATATAGAGGGATATGGGTGCACCTTAAACACTGCAGATACCAAGATCATAAAAAATTCACTGAAATCCTTTAAAGATCTCCAGATAGTGGATAACTTAGAGGATGCTGATGTTGTAGTTATCAACACCTGTGTAGTTAGACTGGAAACTGAGAACAGGATGCTCTCTAGGATAGAGTACTTCAGATCCCTAAACAAAAAAGTTGTAGTTGCAGGGTGTATGCCAAAGGCTCTAAAGGAGAAGGTTATAGATAAGGCAGATCTTCTTATAATGCCTAGAGAGGCCCACCTAAGTGGAGAGATGATCTATAGATACTTCAGAGATAAAACAGTATCTAGGCCCTTAAATGTGAATATAAATGAGAAGTTAAAATATCTGAAACCTGAAGGTTTGATTATGCCCCTTCCCATTGCCGAGGGATGTGTTGGAAGATGTACATACTGTATAGTGAAGGTTGCCCGTGGTGATCTCCTCTCCTACGATAGGGATCTCTTAGTTAAAAAGGCGAAGGAGTATGTAGATAGTGGTGTAAAGCATATACTTATAACTGCCCAGGATACTGCATGCTACGGATTTGACAAGGGATACACTCTTCCGGATCTACTGAACGATATAATATCTTCAGTTGAAGGTACCTACACCATGAGAATAGGGATGATGCACGCCAAGAATGTACCTAAGATATTAGACGATCTTTTGGAATGTTATAGAAGTGATAAGGTGGCAAAATTCTTACATCTACCTCTTCAGAGTGGAGATGATAAAGTACTAAAAGATATGAAGAGAGACTACACTGTAGATGAGTTTATAGACATAGTTAAGGAGTTTAAGAGGAAGGTAAAGGATCTTAACTTCAATACAGATATAATCGTTGGATTCCCTACAGAGAGTGAGGAG encodes:
- a CDS encoding tRNA (N(6)-L-threonylcarbamoyladenosine(37)-C(2))-methylthiotransferase, which codes for MKIYIEGYGCTLNTADTKIIKNSLKSFKDLQIVDNLEDADVVVINTCVVRLETENRMLSRIEYFRSLNKKVVVAGCMPKALKEKVIDKADLLIMPREAHLSGEMIYRYFRDKTVSRPLNVNINEKLKYLKPEGLIMPLPIAEGCVGRCTYCIVKVARGDLLSYDRDLLVKKAKEYVDSGVKHILITAQDTACYGFDKGYTLPDLLNDIISSVEGTYTMRIGMMHAKNVPKILDDLLECYRSDKVAKFLHLPLQSGDDKVLKDMKRDYTVDEFIDIVKEFKRKVKDLNFNTDIIVGFPTESEENFENTLEVLRKIKPDYIHGAKFTPRRHTLASKMKQIDTKIRKMRSRILDRLRRELSYENNRKYIGKTLRVLITEKGKGIAHNCKVVKFNWEDDLKVGDFIDVKITDAKTFGLFGEVLC